The Platichthys flesus chromosome 18, fPlaFle2.1, whole genome shotgun sequence genome includes a window with the following:
- the rps6kc1 gene encoding ribosomal protein S6 kinase delta-1, whose protein sequence is MISQRDRGELARFYTVTDPKKHQKGYTVYQVTARIISRRNPEDVQEITVWKRYSDFRKLHHNLWQLHKDVCSQSELFPPFAKAKVFGRFDDSVIEERRQCSEDLLQFSANIPALYSSQHIQDFFKGGEVHDGSELIGPAEPFSDFRADSLSDCSSDVQRDFSGADDLTVTSEYGGPSIDSDLTSLVVDTDSLAELDDGMASGRTSPNQPQGGASHISSSCSPRLPSLHDHRSPSPSPVPASSAPNPEVSWPGRTPLFSGTLKKVSGGKHKDVKSDYLEKASELICVAIQKEKEQDYQAAFSYYRSGVDLLLQGVQGEPSPTRREAVKKKTAEYLMRAEQISSQYLRSNMGQGSTQTVALGAQCCPSSSRAGQQSPSDELRAYRVLGVIDKVLLVMDKRTEETFILKGLRKSSDCGRTKRTIMPHSVPHMVQLKKFVVSENTVFLLLQYAEGGKLWSHIEKYLSTSSPEESFDIAFIQKSHTTAVHTPQPAVPQPDTDSASSGSGPVAGSVSVSELKKEGGNILAPLKRLLPTRLIKQTGAQSDSGANSEEECTNSYLTLCNEYEQDKVEPDALEEEEARSEQEMLSLEVPVGTTTTSSHSRSLMSNDSLSSPLSSQELGFFTESSDKSGHTHDNEQDHSEGQDHGEVFSPLPSPAVPLSLDQSKHTPMEFFRIDSKDSASEVTCLDFGEQRPPNKQVPLLSTSDLGSDIPEDLPELAQEVKGHSSELWSLDCSDKGSNESVPVISFKEALVADEGHPPDLLVNLPAMSGTVDTSQEELETSGVCLGLEATASPQKCIQPDVLQLHSQPEEEEEQTLEQELSSLCTASAACDTSVASSSPLNSLWDDYSLAFGIEASDKMVFDESQNNDLPLDTDISGADSSSEKPEASTRINTDHSAASIPDAYGTEACAVVDGLLHLDGELSGMVSNKSVIEFDKEVSRLFAKLDELSLAASQARIPEEFVQRWAVEMVTALDSLHQEGIICRDLNPNNILLDHQGHVQITYFCSWSDVEESCDKDAIANMYCAPEVGGISEETAACDWWSLGAILFELLTGMSLLRCHPAGISRHTALSIPESVSKEARSLLEQLLQYNPMERLGAGAGGVDDIKSHPFFARVHWSK, encoded by the exons ATGATATCGCAGCGGGACAGAGGAGAACTCGCTCGGTTTTATACAGTCACGGACCCGAAGAAGCACCAGAAAGGTTACACGGTGTATCAAGTCACCGCTCGG aTTATTTCCAGGAGGAACCCAGAAGATGTTCAAGAG ATAACAGTGTGGAAGAGATACAGTGATTTCCGGAAGCTTCATCACAATCTCTGGCAGCTGCACAAGGATGTATGTAGCCAGTCAGAGCTGTTTCCTCCTTTTGCCAAGGCCAAGGTCTTTG GTCGTTTTGATGACTCAGTGATTGAGGAACGAAGACAGTGCTCTGAGGATCTGCTACAATTCTCTGCTAATATCCCTGCTCTGTACAGCAGTCAGCACATCCAAGATTTCTTTAag GGAGGTGAGGTCCACGACGGCTCAGAGCTCATTGGACCAGCTGAGCCCTTTTCAGATTTCCGGGCAGATAGTTTATCAGACTGCAGCTCTGACG TTCAAAGAGACTTCAGTGGTGCAGATGATTTGACTGTCACATCTGAGTATGGAG GCCCATCCATTGACAGTGACTTGACCTCCCTGGTTGTGGATACAGACTCTTTGGCTGAGCTGGATGATGGCATGGCCTCAGGCCGCACCTCCCCAAACCAGCCACAGGGGGGAGCTTCCCATAttagcagcagctgcagtccTCGCTTGCCCTCCCTGCATGACCACCGCTCCCCATCTCCTAGCCCAGTCCCTGCCTCCTCAGCCCCTAACCCCGAGGTCAGCTGGCCAGGCCGGACGCCTCTCTTTTCTGGCACTTTGAAGAAAGTCAGCGGTGGCAAACACAAGGACGTTAAGTCCGACTACCTAGAAAAAGCCAGCGAGCTCATCTGCGTGGCTATACAGAAGGAGAAAGAGCAGGACTACCAGGCAGCTTTTTCTTATTATCGCAGTGGAGTGGACCTGCTGCTGCAAGGAGTGCAAG GTGAGCCCAGTCCCACACGACGAgaggcagtgaagaagaagactgCGGAGTACCTGATGCGTGCAGAACAGATATCAAGTCAATATCTGAGAAGCAACATGGGTCAAGGGTCAACACAAACAGTA GCTTTGGGGGCACAGTGCTGCCcttccagcagcagagcaggcCAGCAGAGTCCATCTGATGAGCTGAGAGCATACAGGGTGTTGGGGGTCATAGATAAG gttcttctggtcatggacaagagaacagaagaGACTTTCATCCTGAAA GGTCTGAGGAAGAGCAGCGATTGCGGGCGGACTAAGAGGACCATCATGCCTCACTCTGTTCCCCACATGGTACAGCTGAAGAAGTTTGTCGTCTCTGAAAACACAGTTTTCCTTCTGCTGCAGTATGCCGAGG GTGGAAAACTGTGGTCGCACATTGAAAAGTACCTAAGCACTTCAAGCCCGGAGGAGAGCTTTGACATTGCTTTCATTCAGAAGAGCCACACAACAGCGGTGCATACCCCACAACCTGCTGTACCACAGCCGGATACAGACTCAGCCAGTTCAGGTTCAGGGCCCGTCGCtggttctgtttctgtctcagagctgaagaaagagggaggaaacatCCTCGCGCCTCTTAAAAGACTTCTTCCCACCAGGCTTATCAAACAAACGGGGGCCCAGTCAGACTCTGGAGCCAACTCCGAGGAAGAGTGCACCAACAGTTATTTGACTCTTTGCAATGAGTATGAACAAGACAAAGTAGAACCAGATGCacttgaggaggaagaggcgagGAGTGAACAGGAAATGCTGTCACTGGAAGTTCCCGTTGGGACGACCACCACTTCCTCACATAGCCGATCGCTGATGAGCAACGACAGCCTCTCGTCACCTCTCAGCTCTCAGGAACTTGGCTTCTTCACCGAGTCATCCGACAAAAGTGGCCACACCCACGACAATGAGCAAGACCACAGCGAGGGACAGGACCACGGGGAAGTGTTTAGTCCATTACCCTCTCCTGCGGTGCCCCTGTCCCTGGATCAGTCCAAGCACACGCCAATGGAGTTTTTCCGTATTGACAGCAAAGACAGTGCAAGCGAGGTGACATGTCTCGACTTTGGAGAGCAGCGCCCCCCTAATAAGCAGGTCCCGCTTTTGTCTACATCCGACCTGGGCTCGGACATCCCCGAAGATCTACCAGAGCTGGCTCAGGAGGTCAAGGGCCACAGCTCGGAGCTTTGGTCGTTAGATTGCAGTGATAAAGGCTCCAATGAGTCAGTGCCAGTCATCTCATTTAAAGAGGCGTTAGTGGCAGACGAGGGTCACCCACCAGATCTGCTGGTCAACCTCCCTGCAATGAGTGGGACCGTAGACACGtcacaggaggagctggagacctCAGGAGTGTGTCTGGGCCTCGAGGCCACAGCTTCTCCTCAGAAGTGCATCCAGCCAGATGTTTTACAGCTTCACAGccagccggaggaggaggaggagcagacacTGGAGCAGGAGCTGTCATCTCTGTGTACAGCCTCTGCAGCCTGCGACACCAGTgttgcctcctcctctcccctcaacTCATTGTGGGACGACTACAGCCTGGCATTTGGCATCGAGGCCTCTGACAAAATGGTTTTTGATGAAAGTCAAAATAATGACCTTCCTCTCGACACAGACATTTCAGGAGCTGACTCAAGTAGTGAAAAACCAGAAGCCAGTACGAGAATAAACACAGACCACAGTGCAGCCTCTATCCCAGACGCGTATGGGACAGAGGCCTGTGCTGTGGTCGACGGTTTATTACATCTTGATGGTGAATTATCAGGAATGGTTAGCAATAAAAGTGTCATCGAGTTTGATAAAGAAGTATCGCGGCTGTTCGCAAAGCTGGACGAGCTGTCGCTGGCTGCATCCCAAGCTCGTATACCGGAGGAGTTTGTCCAACGCTGGGCTGTAGAGATGGTGACAGCTCTGGATTCACTGCACCAAGAAGGTATCATCTGTCGAGACCTGAACCCCAACAACATCCTGCTCGACCACCAAG GTCACGTTCAGATCACCTACTTCTGTAGCTGGAGTGATGTGGAGGAGTCCTGTGACAAAGACGCCATTGCCAATATGTACTGTGCCCCAG AGGTGGGAGGTATCAGTGAGGAAACGGCAGCGTGTGATTGGTGGAGTTTGGGCGCCATCCTGTTTGAGCTCCTGACGGGCATG TCTCTGCTGCGGTGCCATCCAGCAGGAATCAGTCGCCACACGGCTCTCAGCATCCCTGAGTCTGTTTCAAAGGAGGCCAGATCTCTGCTCGAGCAG CTGCTCCAGTACAACCCAATGGAGAGACTGGGGGCAGGAGCGGGAGGCGTGGACGATATTAAATCCCACCCTTTCTTTGCCAGAGTACACTGGTCCAAGTAG